One Pirellulales bacterium genomic window carries:
- the tyrS gene encoding tyrosine--tRNA ligase — MTDLFAELRWRGLIHQMTDDAGLPNWLAQQPRVLYAGFDPTADSLHVGSLLGLLTLRRFQRAGHRPLLLVGGATGMIGDPTGKSEERNLLSLEALEANVAGISQQAQRFLDFSGPNAARLVNNFDWMRNYSYLDFLRDVGKNFPVNVMLAKDSVKARLERSDAGLSYTEFSYMLLQAFDFVHLHRQYGCELQLGGSDQWGNITAGIDLARRMDGKQLFGLTWPLLTKSDGTKMGKTESGTVWLAADRTSPYAFFQYWINVEDSDAGRCLRLLTDLSEPEIMALDKRRTEAPEARDSQRRLAEELTRLVHGESGLQTAQQATEIFFGAEIDKLSDVELVGIFADVPSCELSRSQLDGEGFSLIDVLCHSGLAASKGEARRTIQQGGAYVNNRRVANIDARVTAADLASETMIVLRAGKKKYALLRFAAV; from the coding sequence GTGACCGACTTGTTCGCCGAACTCCGCTGGCGCGGTTTGATCCATCAGATGACCGACGACGCCGGGCTGCCCAATTGGTTGGCCCAACAGCCGCGCGTGCTGTACGCCGGTTTCGATCCCACGGCGGACAGCTTACATGTCGGGTCGCTCCTTGGCCTGTTGACGTTGCGGCGTTTTCAGCGCGCGGGCCATCGCCCGCTGCTGCTCGTCGGCGGGGCCACGGGCATGATCGGCGATCCGACCGGAAAGAGCGAAGAGCGCAACTTGCTGTCCCTCGAAGCGCTCGAGGCCAACGTCGCAGGGATCAGCCAGCAGGCTCAGCGGTTTCTCGATTTTTCCGGCCCCAACGCGGCGCGGCTGGTGAACAACTTCGATTGGATGCGCAATTACAGTTACCTCGACTTCCTGCGCGACGTCGGCAAAAACTTTCCGGTCAACGTGATGCTGGCCAAGGATTCGGTCAAAGCCCGGCTCGAACGGAGCGACGCGGGCCTGAGCTACACCGAGTTCAGCTACATGCTGCTGCAGGCCTTCGATTTCGTGCACCTGCATCGCCAGTACGGCTGCGAATTGCAACTGGGCGGCAGCGACCAATGGGGCAACATCACGGCCGGCATCGACCTGGCTCGGCGCATGGACGGCAAGCAGCTCTTCGGGCTCACCTGGCCGCTGCTTACCAAGTCGGATGGCACGAAGATGGGCAAGACCGAGTCGGGCACGGTCTGGCTGGCTGCCGACCGCACGTCGCCCTACGCGTTCTTCCAGTACTGGATCAACGTCGAGGATTCCGACGCGGGCCGGTGCCTGCGGTTGCTGACTGATCTGTCCGAACCGGAGATCATGGCGCTCGACAAGCGCCGCACGGAAGCCCCCGAGGCTCGCGACAGCCAGCGCCGGCTGGCCGAGGAGCTGACCCGACTGGTCCACGGCGAGTCGGGTCTGCAAACGGCACAGCAGGCGACGGAGATCTTTTTCGGCGCCGAGATCGACAAGCTGTCCGACGTCGAACTGGTCGGTATCTTTGCAGACGTCCCGAGCTGCGAGCTTTCAAGGTCGCAGCTCGATGGCGAGGGATTCAGCCTGATCGACGTACTGTGCCATTCGGGCCTGGCTGCGTCGAAGGGCGAGGCTCGTCGCACGATTCAACAGGGGGGGGCCTACGTCAATAATCGCCGCGTGGCGAACATCGATGCCCGGGTGACGGCCGCCGACCTGGCCAGCGAAACGATGATCGTCTTGCGAGCCGGCAAGAAAAAATACGCTTTGCTGCGCTTCGCGGCCGTGTGA
- a CDS encoding secondary thiamine-phosphate synthase enzyme YjbQ has protein sequence MAWYQAEIQLPRLGRGCHLITPRVLAAIPELGRCRVGLLHVFIQHTSASLTLNENADPDVPRDLAAALDRLAPEDAPYRHTCEGPDDMPAHVKTALTDTNLTIPVRGGRLCLGIWQGIYLCEHRDRATAGDCHPAGRV, from the coding sequence ATGGCGTGGTACCAGGCCGAAATTCAGTTACCAAGGCTCGGCCGTGGTTGTCATTTGATCACGCCACGCGTGCTGGCTGCGATACCCGAACTGGGGCGATGCCGCGTGGGACTGCTGCATGTGTTCATTCAGCACACCTCTGCATCGCTGACACTCAACGAAAACGCTGACCCCGACGTTCCCCGCGACTTGGCCGCAGCGCTCGATCGCCTGGCGCCGGAAGACGCGCCCTATCGCCACACCTGCGAGGGCCCCGACGACATGCCCGCGCATGTCAAGACGGCACTCACCGATACCAATCTGACGATTCCGGTGCGGGGCGGCCGGCTCTGTCTGGGAATCTGGCAAGGCATCTACCTCTGCGAACACCGCGACCGCGCCACGGCGGGTGATTGCCACCCTGCAGGGCGAGTTTGA
- a CDS encoding DNA polymerase III subunit yields MSWQGIRGQDYVVEQFRRALAQDSLASTFLFVGPPGVGKRSFALKLAQTLLCQRRSPEALDPCGECTGCVQVLSRSHPDLMLVAKPADKSSIPLDLLVGPDDKRMREGLCHDIALRPFMGGYKVAVIDDADDLNVEGANALLKTLEEPPPHSVIILVGTSAEKQLPTIRSRSQIVRFRPLTASDVTALLVAGGHVPDQATAERVAAYGEGSLQLALELCDEELWEFRRELFALLVAPRLDARAAVAQFTQFVDAAGKEAPLRRARARRGVIFALELFRQSVRQASGSTHAGDPELDASLATLFRHGLDVDTAMAATERCLATLEHIDRNANQANYIEAWFDDLAQILSGRRLVWQA; encoded by the coding sequence GTGAGCTGGCAGGGAATTCGCGGCCAGGACTACGTCGTCGAACAGTTCCGTCGCGCGCTGGCCCAGGACAGCCTCGCCAGCACGTTTTTGTTCGTTGGCCCACCGGGCGTGGGCAAGCGGTCGTTTGCGTTGAAGCTGGCCCAAACGCTGCTGTGCCAGCGGCGGTCTCCCGAGGCGCTCGACCCCTGCGGCGAGTGCACCGGCTGCGTGCAGGTGCTATCGCGCTCGCATCCCGACTTGATGCTCGTGGCCAAACCGGCCGACAAGAGCAGCATTCCGCTGGACCTGCTGGTGGGGCCCGACGACAAGCGGATGCGCGAAGGTCTTTGCCACGACATCGCGCTGCGGCCGTTCATGGGGGGATACAAGGTCGCCGTGATCGACGACGCCGACGATTTGAATGTCGAAGGGGCGAATGCTCTGTTGAAGACGCTCGAAGAACCGCCGCCCCATTCGGTCATCATCCTGGTCGGCACTTCGGCCGAGAAACAGTTGCCGACGATCCGCTCGCGGAGCCAGATCGTGCGCTTTCGGCCCCTGACTGCGAGCGACGTCACGGCATTACTCGTCGCAGGCGGCCATGTTCCCGATCAGGCCACGGCCGAGCGCGTGGCCGCTTATGGCGAAGGCAGCCTGCAACTGGCGCTCGAATTGTGCGACGAAGAGCTATGGGAGTTTCGCCGCGAGTTGTTCGCGCTGCTCGTGGCCCCGCGACTCGACGCGCGGGCGGCGGTGGCGCAGTTCACCCAGTTCGTCGATGCCGCAGGCAAAGAGGCGCCGCTACGCCGCGCAAGGGCGCGGCGCGGCGTGATCTTTGCCTTGGAGTTGTTCCGGCAGTCGGTGCGCCAAGCGAGCGGCTCGACGCACGCGGGCGACCCGGAACTCGACGCGTCGCTGGCCACGCTCTTTCGCCACGGGCTCGACGTCGATACCGCGATGGCCGCGACCGAGCGTTGCCTGGCGACGCTCGAGCACATCGACCGAAACGCGAACCAGGCCAATTATATCGAGGCCTGGTTCGACGACCTGGCACAGATCCTGTCCGGACGGCGGCTGGTCTGGCAGGCCTGA
- the tmk gene encoding dTMP kinase, whose protein sequence is MNRGCFLSLDGIDGAGKTTQLELLVAWLRSLGHDVLTCRDPGSTAVGEQIRAILLSTDTVGLSRRAEMLLYMAARAQLVDELIRPALAAGRTVISDRYLLANLVYQGYAGGLDVEELREIGRVATGGLAPDLTLVLDLPEDLSAARIAQQRSTDRMEQQGDDFRRRLRAGFRAEADHDPARIAWIDAAESIDAVHAAIRAQVAKLLAQPPSRRAGATP, encoded by the coding sequence ATGAATCGCGGTTGCTTTCTCTCGCTCGACGGCATCGACGGCGCCGGCAAAACGACGCAGCTCGAACTGCTCGTCGCGTGGCTGCGCTCGTTGGGCCACGACGTGCTCACCTGCCGTGATCCCGGCAGCACCGCCGTGGGCGAACAAATCCGCGCAATCCTGCTGTCGACCGACACCGTGGGGCTTTCGCGACGCGCGGAAATGCTGCTGTACATGGCGGCGCGGGCCCAATTGGTCGACGAACTGATTCGCCCAGCGCTGGCGGCCGGCCGCACGGTCATCTCCGACCGGTACCTGCTGGCGAATCTCGTCTACCAGGGATACGCCGGCGGGCTCGACGTCGAAGAGCTGCGCGAGATCGGTCGCGTGGCAACCGGAGGACTTGCGCCCGATTTGACGCTCGTGCTCGACCTGCCCGAAGACCTGTCGGCCGCGCGGATTGCCCAGCAGCGCTCGACCGACCGCATGGAACAGCAGGGCGACGATTTCCGGCGCCGGTTGCGTGCGGGATTTCGCGCCGAGGCTGATCACGATCCGGCGCGGATCGCCTGGATCGACGCGGCCGAATCGATCGACGCGGTCCACGCGGCGATTCGCGCGCAGGTCGCGAAGCTCCTGGCCCAACCGCCGTCCCGCCGCGCAGGAGCGACGCCGTGA
- a CDS encoding WYL domain-containing protein, translated as MNLERVTRLLRLVHLLQGGRGHNTASLALECGVSRRTIFRDLDVLRQAGVPLVFDDRSQHYRIPEPFLLPATSFSPQEALALILLCQQAGNHKGVPFLTAAQSAALKLESVFPARLRDYLQAVSGAIDISLPPRNPLTTGQDHFDQLVAAIAARRCVRIEYDSLTEWTQIRTRLSPYRLMFSRRSWYIIGRSSLHRATRTFNIGRILRLETTDDRYQVPRGFHLDRYLRNAWHLIPERGKDQDVVIRFQKQVAQNVAEVAWHKTQRVAWNEDGTMDFHVRVSGLHEISWWILGYGDQAEVLQPSALRELIAGRVRKMAEHYRIGREPPPDAPRRRNDR; from the coding sequence ATGAATCTCGAGCGCGTGACGCGGCTGCTCCGACTGGTGCACCTGCTACAGGGTGGACGCGGCCATAACACGGCCTCGCTGGCGCTGGAATGCGGCGTCAGTCGCCGGACCATCTTTCGCGACCTCGATGTACTGCGGCAAGCGGGTGTCCCGCTGGTCTTCGACGACCGGTCGCAACATTACCGCATCCCTGAGCCATTTCTGCTGCCGGCGACGAGCTTCTCGCCACAGGAAGCGCTGGCCCTGATCCTGCTCTGCCAGCAGGCGGGCAATCACAAGGGCGTTCCGTTCCTGACCGCGGCCCAGAGTGCTGCGCTCAAACTGGAAAGCGTGTTTCCTGCGCGGCTGCGCGACTATCTGCAAGCCGTCAGCGGCGCGATCGACATCTCGCTCCCGCCGCGCAACCCGCTGACCACCGGGCAGGATCACTTCGACCAACTGGTCGCCGCCATTGCCGCGCGGCGGTGCGTGCGCATCGAGTACGACAGCCTGACCGAATGGACGCAGATCCGCACTAGGCTGAGCCCCTATCGCCTGATGTTCAGCCGCCGGAGCTGGTACATCATCGGCCGTTCGTCGCTGCATCGCGCCACGCGCACCTTCAACATCGGGCGTATCCTCCGGCTGGAAACCACCGACGATCGATACCAGGTGCCGCGAGGGTTCCATCTCGACCGCTATCTGCGCAACGCCTGGCACTTGATTCCCGAGCGGGGCAAGGACCAGGACGTCGTCATCCGGTTCCAGAAACAAGTGGCCCAAAACGTGGCCGAGGTGGCCTGGCACAAGACCCAGCGAGTCGCCTGGAACGAGGACGGCACGATGGATTTTCACGTGCGCGTCAGCGGGCTGCATGAGATCAGTTGGTGGATCCTGGGCTATGGCGATCAGGCCGAGGTGCTGCAGCCAAGTGCTTTGCGCGAGCTGATCGCGGGCCGAGTCCGGAAAATGGCCGAACACTACCGAATCGGCCGCGAACCGCCCCCCGATGCGCCGCGGCGGCGCAACGACCGTTGA